The Daucus carota subsp. sativus chromosome 9, DH1 v3.0, whole genome shotgun sequence genome window below encodes:
- the LOC108202703 gene encoding uncharacterized protein LOC108202703, whose translation MKVSDEITGDCVGNRKTFSFSSNWTIASGSFDDSVNFESSESPIDADGVDSADKAPLVLKPSESDSSPCEITLSLTQKHEIRQVYVRSTARTYEIYYKPDVHSSNEYLCTVRCSTASREDDSLHESNHGEGSTEPTKESDRDYKEKKSPSSANEDGWVEVKKPESPVEVIKSMPKAIFGDERNLQDFYEATAEISDGEPSVTLIIRLLSLENKGLVYVDEIYVYADAVESADLDNYAAQNLQGGALAGSSLMTMFLPTLLQLTRSNVGQSQNGLNSRKVVEEESAERSRNIDSTNYSNEHYKRSKVLDRQDAEFQEVTEVTAQATPQFKNLAPNVENPGQYHSVVDCNNHVGRVMEQLNSRMSQIEDICLRFEEKMVRPISSMEERLQRLENQLETIVKNTQTSELHSCARFSAPAFSSLDSTSSSFYNDGCANPPHVQSEVEKHEPSCDDISKSTEENFKSGRAPQFIPSYVVTAPEFLCDEDDEQNDAVAPLKDSPGELPKKPMSIDDALAAALAGFSSLTISEPQKLSEKFTKSPNEEIGINEDSLDRPLEESIHRASNFHRDLLMKNPCTMNVDVEFINEETAGEEHLKYTQGLKFTAPDFASEDTICDVKVLTPGIEDVNLVHPSRTFATDGGENILDITSAPSNLSALEKEETSIVRKTNVSEQFCEGQTDADTFGGANNSVSVRSQGGYPATEETSDLSALKREETTIVCKTNVSEQFCEGQSDAYTVGGANNSVSVRAEGDYPDTEETSLQESSSRKDELPIWERLAILQQVHEKNNATVGTKGKKCDERDEFVKHILAQKNFVKHLLAKTKNSVGTAEKNSGPISICERVELVKQLLAKTEDTAEKISGPLLECSEGGSGNGFSLGSVKDDYWATGEIGMLESSSSNILDRIKIIEQLGAKIKDGVGSKEKNLSPTSECDERGSGNDISSWLDFETPILEVKFTSQENTSSELSLKALLTNTEADSQISFTQKSKDDEITTKENDLGSVVIEEGNPTWESNNFLLVDLESYDAPVSSEDVAGHQVPLDIKEHEVLPSLI comes from the exons ATGAAAGTTTCCGACGAAATCACCGGCGATTGCGTCGGAAATCGCAAAACCTTCAGTTTCTCGTCGAATTGGACGATCGCGAGTGGCTCGTTTGACGATTCCGTGAATTTCGAGTCGTCCGAGTCGCCGATCGACGCGGATGGCGTCGATTCAGCGGATAAAGCGCCTCTTGTTCTCAAACCTTCAGAATCGGATTCTTCGCCTTGCGAAATCACTC TGTCGCTTACACAAAAGCACGAGATCCGGCAAGTTTATGTGCGAAGTACTGCTCGTACATATGAAATCTACTATAAACCTGATGTGCACAGTAGCAATGAGTATCTGTGCACCGTTCGTTGCAGTACTGCTTCTAGAGAGGATGATTCACTTCATGAAAGCAACCATGGGGAAGGTTCTACCGAACCTACTAAGGAATCTGACAGGGATTACAAAGAAAAGAAATCGCCCAGTAGCGCCAATGAAGATGGCTGGGTTGAGGTGAAAAAACCAGAGTCACCTGTAGAAGTTATCAAGTCCATGCCAAAAGCTATTTTTGGTGATGAAAGAAACCTCCAG GACTTCTATGAGGCTACAGCAGAGATTTCTGATGGAGAACCTTCTGTTACCCTCATCATACGTTTGCTGTCACTTGAAAACAAAGGACTTGTATATGTTGATGAAATTTATGTGTATGCTGATGCTGTGGAATCCGCTGATTTAGATAATTATGCAGCTCAGAACCTTCAAGGTGGAGCCTTAGCTGGGAGTTCTCTTATGACTATGTTTCTCCCTACCCTTTTGCAATTGACAAGGTCTAATGTTGGCCAGTCACAGAATGGACTCAATTCTAGGAAAGTGGTCGAAGAAGAGTCTGCTGAAAGGTCAAGAAATATTGACTCGACAAATTATTCAAATGAGCATTATAAAAGATCCAAAGTTCTAGACCGGCAGGATGCTGAATTCCAAGAAGTTACAGAGGTGACAGCCCAAGCAACTCCCCAGTTCAAAAATTTGGCACCAAATGTAGAGAATCCGGGACAATATCATTCTGTTGTGGATTGTAATAATCATGTTGGAAGAGTCATGGAACAACTAAATTCTCGGATGAGCCAAATTGAAGATATTTGTTTGAGGTTTGAAGAGAAGATGGTACGCCCCATAAGTAGCATGGAGGAAAGGCTGCAGCGATTAGAGAACCAGTTGGAAACAATTGTGAAGAACACCCAGACTTCTGAACTTCATTCCTGTGCAAGATTTTCTGCTCCTGCATTTTCATCTCTAGACTCCACCTCCAGCTCCTTCTATAATGATGGTTGTGCTAATCCTCCTCATGTACAGTCAGAAGTGGAAAAACATGAGCCCTCTTGCGATGATATATCTAAGTCAACTGAAGAGAATTTTAAGTCAGGAAGGGCTCCTCAGTTTATCCCTAGTTATGTGGTTACAGCCCCTGAGTTCTTATGTGACGAGGATGATGAACAGAATGATGCTGTGGCACCATTGAAGGATTCTCCTGGCGAACTACCAAAGAAACCCATGTCTATTGATGATGCATTAGCTGCGGCACTTGCTGGTTTTTCATCTCTCACAATCAGTGAACCTCAAAAACTTTCAGAAAAATTTACTAAATCTCCAAACGAGGAAATTGGCATTAATGAGGATTCCTTGGATAGACCGCTTGAAGAATCCATACACAGGGCCTCGAATTTTCACAGGGACTTGTTAATGAAGAATCCATGCACAATGAATGTAGACGTGGAATTTATCAATGAAGAAACTGCTGGTGAAGAGCATTTGAAATATACACAGGGCCTCAAATTTACAGCCCCTGATTTTGCGAGTGAAGATACTATCTGTGATGTCAAAGTCCTCACACCTGGAATCGAAGATGTAAACCTTGTACATCCTTCTAGAACTTTTGCAACTGATGGAGGTGAAAACATACTTGATATAACATCAGCACCCAGCAATCTTTCTGCATTGGAGAAGGAAGAAACAAGTATTGTTCGTAAAACCAATGTATCAGAGCAGTTCTGTGAAGGTCAGACTGATGCTGACACTTTCGGTGGAGCTAATAATTCTGTGTCAGTTAGATCACAAGGTGGCTATCCGGCTACAGAAGAAACCAGCGATCTTTCTGCATTGAAGAGGGAAGAAACAACAATTGTTTGTAAAACCAATGTATCTGAGCAGTTCTGTGAAGGTCAGAGTGATGCTTACACTGTTGGTGGAGCTAATAATTCTGTGTCAGTTCGAGCAGAAGGTGACTATCCGGATACTGAAGAAACCAGCCTGCAGGAATCCAGCAGCCGCAAAGATGAACTACCGATATGGGAGCGGCTTGCAATTTTACAACAGGTGCATGAAAAGAATAATGCCACTGTTGGCACTAAAGGGAAAAAATGTGATGAGAGAGACGAATTTGTGAAACATATATTAGCACAAAAAAATTTTGTGAAACATCTGCTTGCAAAGACCAAAAATAGTGTTGGCACTGCAGAGAAAAATTCGGGTCCAATTTCTATCTGCGAGAGAGTCGAACTTGTGAAACAGTTGCTTGCAAAGACCGAGGACACTGCAGAAAAGATTTCTGGTCCATTATTAGAATGTAGTGAGGGAGGCTCTGGCAATGGCTTTTCTTTAGGTAGCGTGAAAGATGACTACTGGGCTACAGGAGAGATTGGGATGCTGGAATCCAGTAGCAGCAATATATTGGACagaatcaaaattattgaacaGTTGGGTGCAAAGATCAAGGATGGTGTAGGCAGTAAAGAGAAAAATTTAAGTCCAACTTCGGAATGTGATGAGAGAGGCTCTGGAAATGACATCTCATCTTGGCTGGATTTTGAAACTCCTATCCTTGAGGTTAAATTTACTTCCCAGGAAAACACCAGTTCTGAATTGTCTCTCAAAGCCCTGTTGACTAACACTGAAGCTGATTCGCAAATTTCTTTTACCCAGAAAAGCAAAGACGATGAGATAACTACAAAAGAAAATGATTTGGGTTCGGTGGTGATTGAAGAAGGAAATCCGACATGGGAAAGCAACAACTTCCTTTTGGTTGATTTGGAAAGTTATGATGCACCTGTTTCTTCAGAAGATGTGGCTGGACACCAGGTTCCCCTCGACATCAAGGAGCATGAAGTATTACCAAGTCTTATATGA
- the LOC108200264 gene encoding uncharacterized protein LOC108200264 gives MMRGMASAGQILSVSYTPVYSVILGKRGRLSQNSICRSRSQRLCTHFRKRNLHTVPVQQHLSPLFSVAPMMDWTDNHYRTLARLISKHAWLYTEMVAAETIVHQTENLDRFLAYTPEQHPIVLQIGGNKLDRLARATELANPYGYDEINLNCGCPSSKVAGHGCFGVSLMLEPKLVAEAMSVIAANCDVPVSVKCRIGVDNHDSYNELCDFISEVSAKSPTKHFIIHSRKALLNGISPADNRKIPPLKYEFYYALLRDFPDLMFTINGGIKSIAEVNAARREGAHGVMVGRAAYNNPWHALGHVDTAVYGAPHRGLTRRKVLEQYQVYGDSVLGKQGNNRPNIRDIVKPTLGLFHSAPGNGLWKRKADEALRRCMTVKSFFEETLDAIPDWVLDETLGEAPSSSVETFANSKTLLPPPYTYTESEQMVLCA, from the exons ATGATGAGAGGAATGGCATCTGCAGGGCAGATTTTGTCTGTTTCTTATACTCCTGTTTACTCTGTTATCCTCGggaaaagggggagattgtcgCAAAATTCTATTTGTAGAAGTAGATCACAGAGACTATGTACTCACTTTCGGAAGCGTAATTTACATACAGTACCTGTTCAGCAGCATCTTTCTCCTTTGTTCAG TGTTGCTCCAATGATGGATTGGACGGATAATCATTACAGGACTTTGGCTCGTCTCATTTCAAAACATGCATGGCTTTATACAGAAATGGTTGCTGCGGAAACAATAGTACACCAGACTGAAAATTTG GACAGGTTTTTGGCATATACACCAGAGCAACATCCAATAGTGCTTCAAATTGGAGGAAATAAGCTGGATAGACTGGCAAGAGCAACAGAACTTGCAAATCCTTATGGATATGATGAAATTAATCTGAA TTGCGGATGCCCTAGCTCTAAGGTAGCTGGTCATGGATGTTTTGGTGTCAGTCTAATGCTTGAGCCAAAG TTGGTTGCTGAGGCCATGTCAGTGATCGCTGCTAACTGTGATGTTCCTGTGAGTGTCAAATGTCGAATTGGTGTTGATAATCATGATTCATATAATGAGCTCT GTGACTTTATTTCTGAAGTGTCTGCAAAATCACCAACTAAGCATTTCATCATACACTCTCGAAAGGCATTGCTGAATGGAATCAGTCCTGCTGATAACAGAAAAATTCCACCCCTAAA ATATGAGTTCTACTATGCCCTATTGCGCGATTTTCCGGACTTAATGTTCACCATTAATGGAGGCATCAAAAGTATTGCTGAG GTGAATGCAGCACGAAGGGAAGGGGCTCATGGAGTTATGGTCGGACGTGCAGCCTATAATAA CCCATGGCATGCTTTAGGGCATGTTGATACTGCAGTATATGGCGCACCTCATAGGGGTCTTACTCGTCGTAAG GTACTTGAGCAGTACCAGGTATATGGTGATTCAGTCCTTGGTAAACAGGGCAATAATAGACCTAATATTCGAGATATAGTTAAG CCTACACTTGGCCTTTTTCATTCAGCGCCGGGAAATGGTTTGTGGAAGCGCAAAGCTGATGAGGCTTTACGACGCTGCATG ACGGTAAAATCATTTTTCGAGGAGACTCTGGATGCTATTCCTGACTGGGTTCTGGACGAAACTCTTGGAGAGGCACCTTCAAGCAGTGTGGAGACTTTTGCCAACTCTAAGACTTTGCTACCTCCTCCATATACCTATACAGAGAGTGAACAAATGGTACTCTGCGCTTAG